Proteins found in one Muntiacus reevesi chromosome 2, mMunRee1.1, whole genome shotgun sequence genomic segment:
- the UTF1 gene encoding undifferentiated embryonic cell transcription factor 1: MLLRPRRPPAPEPPSPASPDPEPRLAGGAPETPPRRPASPGALAAPAPLGSPASPGSPVSPGSAQRTPWSARETELLLGTLLQPAVWRALLLDRRQALPTYRRVSAALARQQVRRTPAQCRRRYKFLKDKVRDAHGQPPGPFDAQIRQLMGLLGDNGRRRGRRRSPGPGRPPRGRRPASAAPAEPGAPPLPASRELDSDPAWTLRFSPSPPKSADAPHAPGSPTALSTFTPAPGRPEESEPFRAPGSPPPPSPGPAREDPDSPPGRPEEHAPQQPAPPPSLNAALLQTLGHLGDIVSILGPLRDQLLTLNQHVEQLRGSFDQTVSLAVGFILGSAAAERGVLTDRRP; encoded by the exons ATGCTGCTGCGCCCGCGGCGGCCGCCCGCGCCCGAGCCGCCATCGCCCGCCAGCCCGGACCCCGAGCCGCGGCTGGCGGGGGGCGCCCCGGAGACCCCGCCCCGGAGGCCCGCCTCGCCCGGCGCGCTGGCGGCGCCCGCGCCCCTCGGCTCGCCCGCGTCCCCCGGCTCGCCCGTGTCCCCGGGCTCGGCTCAGCGCACGCCCTGGAGTGCGCGCGAGACGGAGCTGCTCCTGGGCACGCTGCTGCAGCCCGCCGTGTGGCGCGCGCTCCTGCTGGACCGCCGCCAGGCGCTGCCCACCTACCGCCGCGTGTCGGCCGCGCTGGCCCGCCAGCAGGTGCGGCGCACCCCTGCGCAGTGCCGCCGCCGCTACAAGTTCCTCAAAGACAAGGTCCGCGACGCGCACGGCCAGCCGCCCGGGCCATTCGACGCGCAGATTCGCCAGCTTATGGGCCTCCTGGGCGACAACGGGCGCAGGCGCGGACGCCGCCGCTCCCCCGGGCCCGGACGACCCCCGCGCGGCCGCCGGCCGGCCTCCGCCGCGCCCGCCGAGCCGG GCGCCCCGCCGCTGCCCGCGTCCCGAGAGCTCGACTCGGATCCCGCGTGGACGCTCAGGTTCAGTCCGTCCCCGCCTAAGTCTGCGGACGCGCCCCACGCCCCAGGCTCCCCGACGGCCCTCAGCACCTTCACGCCGGCGCCTGGCCGCCCGGAAGAGTCCGAGCCCTTCCGTGCCCCTGGCTCCCCGCCACCGCCGTCCCCGGGCCCCGCCCGGGAAGACCCCGACTCGCCGCCCGGCCGCCCGGAGGAGCACGCGCCCCAGCAGCCCGCGCCGCCGCCGTCGCTGAACGCCGCCCTCCTGCAGACCCTGGGGCACCTCGGCGACATCGTGTCCATCCTGGGCCCGCTGCGTGACCAGCTGCTGACCCTGAACCAGCACGTGGAGCAGCTGCGCGGCTCCTTCGACCAGACCGTGTCCCTGGCCGTGGGCTTCATCCTGGGCAGCGCCGCGGCCGAGCGAGGCGTCCTAACCGACCGGCGCCCGTGA